Within Phaeodactylum tricornutum CCAP 1055/1 chromosome 15, whole genome shotgun sequence, the genomic segment AGTTGCGAAGGCCTATCTATTCCGTGGGATGCCCGAAAAGGCCGGCATCCAACAACGCGCTGTGGCGTCGTATCTTCTCGCGCACGATGCCGCAGCCGGTGGTCGTTTTAAACGATGGCCGTGTGGCTACGTAACTTCAGCATTCGATCAAGGATCTTTGCTGTCCATCTCAGTACTCAACGGTGGCTGGCTAGTAGTAGACCAGAGTGTTCGAGCAGGGACAGAAGCACGAAAATTCGTTCAACGTGCGGCCGATAACGATGGCACAGTTTCTTCTGTAAGAGCGGGAAAGTCTTCAACAGCGGCGGACGAACGTATCCTGCAGCGACTCGAATGTCTAGCCATGGGAGAACTGTTTTCGAAAGAAACCAGCGACGAACGCGATTTGGAACTCGATGTCCGTGAAGTATTGAACGGAATGAACCAGTCTTTGTCACCGCAGGGTGCGAAAAAAGCCCTCATTCAAGTTGGCTGGTGGTCGGGCATGGAATCATTTGATCGAATTGAACCCTGGCCGAAGGAAGTCTTGGACGCGTCAGCTTGGTATTCTAAGTGGGCAAGGAAGAATCTGGGGTCGGGTGAAAAGAGGGTTGACTTGACACACTTACCCGCCATTGCAATCGATGCCAAAAAAACATCGTTTTGCGATGATGCTATAGGCGTCCGTCCCCGAGCAAGTACGGGACGTGCGGTTGATCTTGCAGTTTCGAAATGGGAAGTCTTGATTCACATTACAGACATGTCCGACATTTATGCTGCAACCTCGCTTGATAGTATCCCAGATCCTGAAGACCATTTATTAAAGCTTAGAGACGCCGCAAGGCGCCGAGGAACCAGTCGATACGATCTCCCTCTGGGGCCTCTGCATCTTCTACCTCCGGTAGTATTGCAAGCGCTCTCGCTTTCAAGCCGTAAAGAAAGTCATCGATGCGTTACTCTTTGGGCGTACATTGACGAGCGAACAGGCAGGCTTCGAGACGCGGGCATTGAACGCACAGTAATCTCTTCGCCCGTCCACTTGTCATACGAAGCAGCCACAGCTCTCATGACCGATTCAACGGATGCAAATTCGAAATCGTTTGCAAACAAAGCCCGTGCCATTCTCCTAGTGTCTGAAAGAAATCTGCAATTATGGAACAACCAGCATCGAGATGTAAATCAAGCTGCACAAAAACGAGAACAGAGGCTCGCTGCCCGTGCTTTGAACAATGACGTGTCTCATACGTTCGGCGCTAGTAACGGACACTTTCAACGGACTCGAGGCCATCGCTTAGTCGATTCTTCCTTACAATTGTATGCTTACGCTATCAACGATCTCCTCCGCAAAGCTAAAGCGCCAATTCCTATTGCCGCAGGTGCGGATGCATCAAGGAGTGCTCGAGTGGCTACAGCTCCACTGCGACGATACATTGACGGGGAGAGTCAGAGGCAAGCGCTTGCCGTGTTGTGCGGATACGGAACACCGATGACGATTGGCGAGTGCCGCGAAGCAGGGATCGCGGCAAACGGAGCACGGAATGCTATCTCGAATTTTCGTGCTGTCAGGAAGAAATAAAATAAAAGAAGCACGGAGCAGATCTGGCTTGTTTTCACATGTTTTGTACACTCGATACATATTATGAGCATCCAAACGCTGAAAAACTAGATCAAATGCCAGAGTGCTATCTCGGTAACCGGCCGCACGCGTCTGACACTAACGCCACTCCCGGGACGGCACATGAAGAAGCAAAGCGAGGCTTCCATACCGGTTTGTAGACAAGGTCATTGATTGTAGGTATTGCAGCGGAAGAACGCGAACCAGAGCCGATGCTTTCGGAGAAAATATCATTAAGATCACTAAGCAAAGCTACCACTTCggactgaagaagatcccCCTCCGCAAAGCAAACAGCGCCCGAACAAGATCGCAGGAAAGCAATGCCTTCGGTTGCAGCATCATAAGACGTCGCACGACGCAAATTGCTGACGATAGGACTTCGTCTCTGTTGCGAAAGATTCGGTACACGACTTGCAGTCGAAACTGCCATCGCTGTTAGAGACGGCGGCAGCATCTCCGGGCCAGTCAGAAGAGTGAAGTGGTGTTTTaccaaacgacgacaaatCCTCCGCGCGTAGGACGAAATATTTTGACTGATACCTAGAAATGTCAAGCGGAGACCGAACTTGTTAAAACTGATATCGTATGCCAGGCTCCCCGGCGCTCCGAGCTCGGCCAAATCCGTAATCGCCAACTCTAAAGAAAGTTTCCAAAGTTCGGCGAAGGCCGCCTGTCGTACATTTGCTCTCGCTGGACGAGGTGACAGTAACTGGAGAGTGAAAGCGCATCGACAGGTTGTTTCAGGCGGACAGCGAGGAAGCGGAAGGCCAACCTGTCCGGGTTCGGCACCCAAAATTTTCCAATTCCCATCCTTCGACAACGATACGTCTTGATCCGTTTCAAAAGTCAGACGCtcgttggtgttggaaaagcCTTCTGGTTCTATTACATTCCTTGGCGGTCGAAGCGCTATGGGAATCAGTGGGTTGAAAACTGGTCGAACAAGTTCCTCATCAAAGACCAGCTTTGATAGAATCAAAGTCTCTACCCCAGCCCTTCTACGTAGCATGTCGTCGAAGAAAAAAAGACCACCTGTGACAGGTTCAGATAGCCACTTGGACGAAGGTGTTGAAGGCTTTCCATCGAGGGGTAATCGCATTCCCTCTTGTTTTAAAGCGTTATTTCCAGCGCTTGCGATAATCAGTGCGTTGGAAGGATCGCTCATTGTTGCAAGAGCTATGGATATGGTTCTCTGGAGCAAAGCGGTAGCGCCCCGTTCGTCGATAGCTATGAAGCGGTACCACTTTCCGGAGCCAACATTGTTGGGACCACCAACGCCAAATATCTGCGCATCTATCGCTAATTCTATGGCATCGGGTGGTCTCGGTGCCAGTGTGTAGCCAAAAAGTTTGGCCACATTCACATACTGGCTTATGAGCTCTCGAGGCAGCTTAAACGTTTGTCCTTTCTTGATTAAATCAATGCAATCATATACGGCGGCGACAACACTCGATCGATTTAAGTAGCCTTCCGTCGTGAGTAGCACTTCGATCTTGATAATTTGGAATCTTGAGACTTCGAGTGGTATTGTGATCCGAGGTACGCCTGTGTTACCGCTTGGGACCCAGCCTCGACGTAGGAGATACTGATATAGAGAACCTGGCCCTCTGCGACTAATTATTTGTGATAAAATGAATCCTATTTGCGTGGCAGTCACAAAAGGTTTGCTTGCTGATCCAATGTCAGCATAATCGAGACCAAGGGTCCACTCAAATGATATCTTCTCGGTCTGGGACTCGCCTTTGCAATAGAGGACCATATGCTTTAGCCTATTGCCTAACAGGAAACCCCCAGGATAGATGTTTTTCCTTGACGTTGTGACGTCAGTTACTCTCCAACGAGAAAGTATGCTACTAAACGGTGCAATCCATCTTCCAGTTGTAAAGAAATCCTGGGGGCTGACAACAACGAGGACGGCTTGCTCAGGACGATATCGACTCCTGAAAAACTCAATTAGTCTTTCACCAACATCAACCCCCAGCTCTTTTGGCGTCCGCTCTAGCGTATTCAAATTTCCCGCTGAGAATCGTGAGTACGGATTCTCAGGATTGACGAAGTCTTTCGCGAGATAAAGAGCTTGGATATTTGGATCCTCAAAATCAAGTTCTGAATCCACGCGCCGAATCTCACGTCGAACAGTCTTTTCTGTTCGACAGACCTGGACCACATTCGATTCCAAAAACAATCCCGAGAACCGATCTAACGCTTCCGACAATGCCACGTCTGGACAAGAAAAATGAAAGCAGACGGTATCATATGCAGTAAATGCGTTGGACGCACCTTCCACGTCAGCCAGCCAATCCTCAAAGTCCTTGGATTTCCCAAAGCTTGACCTTGATTTGAAGCTCAAGATCATGTGCTCCATCAAGTGCGCCAGTCCAGGCAAATCTTGGGGATCGGCAAACTGTCCCGCCCCAGCAATGCTTAGAGCTGCTGATGAGCGAAATGCGCGTTTGTCGTTAACAAGCAATGCACGGAGGCCATTCGCTAGAGTCACTGTCTTATACTTACGGGCCGAGGAATACGGTATTCGCTCTACAtctttttcgtttgctttGGGCAAATAAGGCGAATCGAACAAATTTGCAGCGAAAGCGTTGCGAGGGCTACCAAAGTCGAAGACCGACAAGGCCGTAGTCGCCGCTGGCCCCCAAGTGAGAAACTCTCGTCGATTGGTCCCACCGTGCCCCGAACTAAAATTTTCATCATAATCCGAAGAGAGAAAAAGTCGACTGCCTTTGGCACGGTTGCAACGCCGAAGAGATGCATTGGAAACATTATCCACAATTGAGGTCGACAATGCCGTGGCGACAGTGAGCGGGCTGGACAGTATGacgaaacaaacaaaaaagcgAGCGTCCATTTCCAGTGTTGCTATACTCGGTCAGAGCCTATTTGCTCAGCGAACATCCTGTAGTTCTTGAGATCTGGAACTAACTAACTGTATATACAGAGTTTTGTTGTCCCTGAGGCATGGACTCACGTGGAATTGCACTAACTCGTAAAAATAAATTCTACAGAAAAACACGGACACGAGACCGGCGTTGGCCTTTCCCATCGGTCTCGGTACCAGGTACACTAACTCTAAAAAGTTTGAAGAAATATTTTTTCCGGCCCCGTCACGGCCGCATTCCCCTATCCGGACAAATCCGCGACTTATTTTTCTGTAAGTACTATTCTTTATGCGCGCAATACCTGTAAACAGTCAGTACCAAACCAAAATTCTTAGAAACAATTCTTTATACGTGTCTAAAATACGTTTCGTACACTTTACGCTTCTTTGCTAAAGTGTTTGCTTTTTAACCCTTTTATAATAGGAAAGAACCAGTGGTAAATGGTTCACTTTTTGTATTCCAAGCATTCTAGCAGTCACTACATCACCCTTTCGGTATTGCAATGGAGAATGTCCAGGTAATTTGCTAGCCAAGAAATTTCATCAAACGTAGTCAATAAATATTACAAGGATCCCTTGGAATTACAGTCaccaaaggaaaaagaagcagtGTTGTATTTTTTGCCGTGTTGGATCTCGCTGCTGGTCGCGTTGACGATGAGATTGTTTGACCTTTTTCATTGACGTCACCATAGGGTGAAGAAATAAGAGacgctatttcggcctctacgacatgaaaaatcgctatttcgggCGAAACTGAAAatttctaactgtaagtacttttgattgagtGCGAAACGGATTTtattagaaaataatccaatgcttggtgtatgctctgtatatgatatTGCGGAGGTATtgcgctggcatggatgagctgcttccaacccgtcaagcttcgaTCAATCTAtttcacagcagttgactgtgaacactttaccaTGCAACTCTCATCCATGTAAACATTGCGGAGCCTTTCCTCTTTTGGCAATGCTTCATTATCAAAGAATGCTTAGGTAATCGTGGCGTTTTATGATCAGTGACGGATCTGGGGCTATGTTGTTCCGACGACCCCTCCGGTAGCCCTGGCTTTGTACAAATCGTTGCACATTCCGTAATGCCGCCCGGAATTCAGTTTTCTCGTAAAATCCTGTTCTCAGATCAACTGGTATGTGTAGGATACCTTTTCTAGCCAGGATATTCAATATTTGCCGAGCAGTCACCCgtttccgcttcttccgctCCGTAATAACAAATTCACGGAGGGCAATGGTAACATTTTTCGTACGAGGGATTCGAGTCTCTTTTCGGTCCATATTTCCACCCCTCCCGCCACCTCCTGCACCACTTGGATAAATAGAGCCGTCTGTGAGGTATTGAGATACAATGTTGGTGTAGTTCTTGGGTGAAAGACCAAGCAGACGACACATTTTTGGGAAATATAGTCCTTTTGAAGCCTGACGGCGGCTGTAATAATGCGTAACGAAACGTTTTGGTCATAGTGTGAGCCCCGGAAAAGCGATTTAACTTGTCTTTACATTGGTGTTAGCGCCACCACGGTTGTTGGCAACCGAGCCTGCTTCCGTTTGGACTTCATGGAAGACTTCGATGGGACAATTTGGATTCCGGCCCACTATCTTCCATTGTACGTTTTTCTTGTGACTGCACAATTTTTTTAGATTCGTCATCTGATGAAGCGGTGAAATCTTCATCcaagtccgccatggtgaatTTTGTGTTTTACgattagtgaatttcctctaactgtaaatcgaTTTGGCGAGTCACGAGCTAGgccaaatttttttggactaTGACAACTCAATCTCTCCTAGTTAGGAGTCAGAATTAAAAAAAAACTAACTACAAAGCTCGAATCAATTCCTTTCCTACCGTAAGACAGCAGAGCCATTTGTGCCTTTCAAGAAAAGTTATAGCCAAATGATTATcctatggtgacgcccactgCTCAGGTAGTATTCAGCTCTAACAATCTCTGGAAATGGATTGGTTCAAAATGTCTAAAGCGATGTCTCTCTACAGTCGATATTGAAACTGTCATTCCAAATTACTACCAGTAGAGTCGCGATGGCCGTCTGCCAGGCTTTGCTGATGCCGCAGCCAAGCGTCTCATCAGTATTGTCTCACTTTTAGCCATAGAATCGAAACACTTtcgcttcaaaatctttTCTTACTTTACGAACATGAAGCCGGTTGCTATCATGCAGTCCACAGCCGTTCCGTACCGCAGAGTGATTGCAAAGTTGCTGACGCAAGCGGCTCGTCGCCAACAACATCTCGCTACTGCATTCTCGGTTTCCAACTTCTCCAATAGCAAATCCGAGTCATTCAGGAAATTTTCCTCAGCGAAGGCGGACGTGCCTCCACGCGCAAGTAATAGATTTCCTCAAAAATTTTCCTCCCGGGAGAAGTATCAACGTCTGCTGGAAGCTCCACTTGGTTCTTTTACGAAGGAAATGTGGACTGATGCTCGACGATTGATATATGACACATCGCCTCCTTCAAAGTACAGCACGGCTGCTACTCCAGTGACGGACACTCGCAGGAGCATTCTTCTTTTAGAACGGGCGCTAAAAGAGAACGCTGTAGATTCTCAGCCTTGGTTGTCGGATGGAAAAgctttcaacaaaatcatcaAGCAATGGCGAATCTATGCTAATGAAAGAAGATATGTATTGAGCCCGGCAGAGATGGCACGGTTACTGGAGGAAGTTACCCGTCGTACTCCATCTTTCCACTACACACAGTCCACTTTAAGCATgattttggatgttgcagCCCGCCAAGAGAACCCAGTGAAAGCACCAGCTGTTGCGGAATCCATCCTTCAGCTCATGATTGACGAATCCGCCTCAAAGAGCCACAGTATGCGACCAAATAGGGTGATCTGGAATCAGGTACTGGGCGCGTGGTCATCCTGTGGACTCCCAGAAGCACCGGAACGAATGGAAGATCTCCTCGGGCGAATGAAAGGGTACGGAATAGAGCCTGACGTAGTTTCTTACACATTGTTGATTAAGTATTGGTCTCGAAGCCTATCAACTGAGGCACCAAGCGAGATTGAAAAGGTGATGAAGCGCATGGAGACATTAGGCCTTGCTCCTAATTTAGTAACTTGGAACAATTTGTTGCGCTACTGGTCGCACAATGGACAAAAGTATGCACCGCTGGAAGCCAACGCTGTCCTTGAGCGGATGGAGAAACAGGGGATACAGCCCTCTGGCATTTCATGGAATCATTTGCTCGAAGGCTGGGCCTCAAGCGACCTTCCCGAAGCCCCCGAACAAATCAAAAAGATTTTACTGCGAATGACGAAGGAGGGGTATCCACCGACCACGCTCTCATACAACGTGTTGATTAAAGCGTACGCAAACGCAGGGGAATTGTCCAAAGCTGAGGCTTTGTTCGAGCAAATGATGCGAGGATATGAGAACGGAAACACGTCGATACAACCGAATGACGCCACATGCTTTCTATTATTGTCGGCTTATTCAAAGTCAAATATGGCTTCCGCAGTTACTCGCGCAGAACGATTCCTCGACGTCCTGCTCAAGGGATCCATCCCCAACATCAAGGTCGCTGTCAAGCATTTCAATTCAGCTATAATGGCTTGCCTGAAACAGGGAGAAACTTCTCGCGCTGACCGTTTGCTGCATCGCATGGCTGACTACGGTATTCCACTCAATAAGAGTACATTTACTGTAATTTTAATGGCGTGGTCTCGAGTAAAAAGTCCAGAGGCACCAAGGAAGGCCGAAAACATTGTCACTTTCATGCGCGAACAAGCAAAAAACGGAAATCGAGCAGTGCAGCCAGATAGCAGAGCAGTGAACTACGTTTTGCACGCATGGGCGAGCTCCGGAGTCCCCGAAGCGCGAACTGAAATGCTACGTGTTTTCGATCAATTAGAATCCGGTGAGATGGGCATTAGTCCGGACTGGTCGAGTTATGCAACTATTGTGCAGTGCCTTTTGACGTTCAATACAGAGGAGGCGCTGGAACGTGCCGAAACCATCTTGTTGAACGTTCCCTCTTCTGTCCATATCGAAGGAGAAGGTCTTTACAAACTTTATGTGATGGTGATCGAGTCTTGTCTTCAACGCGCAGAGTGCCTTCGTGCCGAAAATCTCTTTCAACGCATGACCAAAGCTCACGAGACCAGCACCAGCCGCCTCAATACAAAGTGGTATTTTTATGTTATTCGCGCATTGGTAAAAGCCGGCGAACCAGAGCGTGCTTCATCAGCGTACGAAAGATTACAAGACCTTGAAAGGATGGGGCTGGTACGTGCAATCATCAGCCCGTCGACGATAAAGGATACCGTAGTTGGAGGTTGGCAAGCTTCCACTCACCCCGATAGGATGAGACGATTAAAAGAGTTGGAGGAAAGATAATGTTAAAACAGCTGTTTACAGTCGAACAGGAACCGCGCTCGTTTGCGCAAAGTTCTGAACGGTGTTTTCAATACTATTGGTACAATCGCTCATCATTCCGTCCTTCCAGCATACTAATCTTAGAAGGAAATTTCTGCCCCTCCGACATGCTGCAATGTCTGATCGTCTCGGGCTGCCTGTACCGGATTGGGATTCCAGTTGATACTGCTAGAAGTGGAAAGGGCGGCATCCCGTCCGCGTCGGCCACGTACACTTCCTCTCGCATAGTCTCCGCCGCTCCTGCCCTTCTTGGCCCATCCACTCCTTCCTTTTGCTCCTCGTTTTCTGCCACCACGGGCCGATCTCTTTGAAAAGCCGGCACGACCTTGTTCTTGCCTAGACAGGTTAAGATTTTCCTCGTTGCGAGAGTACTGCGGCACCATTTCATAACTACCGGCTCCGACACCAGATCCACCAGCGAGATCGTTGCGCGGTGCCGTACCGGATGCACGAGCGGAGTTCCACTGCGATAACCAATCTCCCTCCGGTATAGTATTTGTCCTCGGGTTTccgtgtcgttgttgtggagGCTTACCTCCGTTGCTGCCCCGAGAGTCGTGCTCCTGAAACGTCGACATTGTGAAAGGCTGACCCGGTGTTGATGCCGTTCGCTTGCGTTTGACCGCCGCCCGCACTTGACTTGTATCGCTCACAGCCGCGTTGCGTAGACGCCTTCTTGGGGCGGGAGCTGATTGCCAAGGATTTGACGAAACCGTGGAAGGCTTTCCGGAAAGAGGGTAATTTTGTTCCGTTTCCGCTTCTTGTCCATCGGTAGACAAGTATGACGGCGCAAACGTCGTGGTTCTAGTGGTGACGGTGACTGCTGATGGCAGTTGAACGCGACTTGACGGAAGCAAGTATGGCCGCGACGACATAGGAATATGTTTCTCTCGACTAGGGACGTCCATGGACGACGCGTGTGTTTCGGTGGATGGAAAACCAAAAGCGGcggcgtcttcgtcggaaaaGGTTTCAATATCGTCGTGCGTCAGTGCACGCGGCGTTGTGGTCGTCGATATCGACAAGGGTTGGTGCCGATCTATCGGAGCAAAGACCGGAGTTGGTCGGGAAGGACGAAGCCCGTCCCGCACGCCGTCCGACGACGGCCGCGGGCTGGGTACGGACGGCGTCTCTACCAGCGCAGTGTGGTCGGTCACGGAATCGGTCCGAGCGTTGGAACGAGCACCGTTCCAAAATACCGCTTCCGCCAATTCGTCGTCGGTTCGATGCGGGGGCGTTAATTGTAAGTCCGACTTCCGGGATGATGTAATTAATTTTCCCCGGGACGCGACCGGGCCCGGTGTGTGGTGTGGGGCGACGATCTCGggcgacaacgacgacgacctcGCCGTCGGTGGGAGGTTGAACCGGCACGACGGTCGTGGGGGCGGGTTGAGTACGGGTATGGTTGGATTCGCGGGAACGGGGAGGTGCAAGGGTTCCTCTTTTTCCTCGTCCTTTATCTGTCGTGCGTTATCTGTGTTGCTCCTAACGTTACTGTTACTGCCACTGGTAGTAGTACTGGTGCTGGTActgctgtcgtcgtccccaACGTCGGGTGGTAGATAGAATTCCTCCTGCGCAACCGGCTCACGATGACGGCGTTGCGGAATCCGTCGCGCTAAACTAGCCGTATCGACCGAATCGTCCTCGGGGTCATGCAGGTCATCGTTGGTATTGTCATTGTTGGAATCGTCATTGTTGGTATTCCAATTGTTCTCGTGAAGTGGACGATTGTGAGAAGTGGAGGGATCCCGAGTCGTGTGCGTGGTGCGTTGATTGTGAATACGTCGGGCGAGTTCGACCGTTGCGAccgaatcgtcgtcgtcttcgtcgttgctaAGGTCGTCCATATCCTCCAGAGTCGTCGCGTGAATCGTATCGGGTCGACGAGCAATCACGTTGGTAATGGCAGTGTTGGTGGCAGTGTTGGCGGGGCTAGTAGTAGATAGGGGACCTTGAATGCGACGGGCGAGTTCGACGGTATCGAccgactcgtcgtcgtcgtcattgttgtGGTTCTCGTCACACGGCATTCTGTTGGGCGTACTCTTCGGCCAGATCTTGGACGACGGATCCGCTGTAGAGCGAGCGAGCGAGCACGTGTGCAAtgggttgttgttgtttgttgtgAGGGTAGTGCTGGCTCCACCCACCCGAGGGATCGATGCGACCGTCGAGAGGTTGGTTCCAGGCGAGTCCGATaccatcacagtcaatccccACACCATACGTCCGAGGAattctttgctttgcaaaTTTGCAAATTCAAATGCAAAACTGAAATAGAAACCAAAGAACGATTCGAATTTCGAGCGCGCCAATGCTACCGATACGTGGGCAGCGCCTATCCGACTCTCTCTACGAAAAGAGTACAGGACAAAATTTCCTGTCAACCCGGTGTACGGTACGCCAGACGCCGATGCGGGCACGCCGACCCTTCTTTGGCGCGCGCCTCGGGGGTGTACCGTAACGGCTCGCGCCAACCCAGTACGGGGAACGACACGAAACCTGTCTGGAGGGACCCTGGTTCCTTTTGATTCGTATTCTTCCCCCCCCCGACACGGGTGAGACCCCCTCGATCTACAGTTAgtcgttggtgttgttgcaatcattgttgtggttgttgttgttgtggttgtaCCTTCTACTCTCATcactactactagtactactactactactaaTATTACTAGTATTTCACTACTCTTACAATAATCCATTCATCATGGCAACTTCTTCTCTTTCGACTCACGCGGACGTCAATGCACCGTTGGATACGGGGTCGGTCGCGACGCTCTACGCCATGACGGGCAACGGCGGAGGACCTTCCTTCAGTCCCATCCTCCAAGTCCTCGATACCAAGCAAGTTCCGGGACCCCAAGGAAGTGTGCGCTATCGGGTACGTCGAGAGTGTGTGGGGTGGTTGAGTTGATGTAATGGTGTTCCTAGTTGCGGGTATCACCAACGGGGTCGCCTCGAGATCTCTGCTTGTACTCACAATACCACAACACACACTCTCACTTGCAACACACTCACTCACTTACCATATATTTTCTACAGATTGTCCTGTCCGACGGCAAGCACTACATTCAAGGCATGCTCGCGACCCAACTGAACCACATGATTGCTACTAATCTCATTGGTGCCAACACGATAGTGCAAGTCGAGCAATTCATGTCCAATCGCGTCAAGGACCGCACCGTCATTATTCTCCTCAACGTGCACGCCCTCCGCAACGAACCCTCCCGCATTGGGGACCCGCAGGACATTGAAAAGGCGCAAATTGCAACCCCGGGAGTCGCCCCGTCCCTCACGAGCgcaccagcagcagcagcagtaccGGCACAACCTCTCTACAACAAGACCAATTACGCCACCGGAAGCTCCGTCCCACCCGTCAAGACCGGGAGTCCCAATCCCTACGGAGGTCCTTCCCGAAACCCACACCACGCTTCCCCCGTGCGGTCCTCCCACGCACCGATTGTACGCGATACCGTGAACGGAACACCCATCACCAACATTAGCAATCTCAACAT encodes:
- a CDS encoding predicted protein, with translation MKPVAIMQSTAVPYRRVIAKLLTQAARRQQHLATAFSVSNFSNSKSESFRKFSSAKADVPPRASNRFPQKFSSREKYQRLLEAPLGSFTKEMWTDARRLIYDTSPPSKYSTAATPVTDTRRSILLLERALKENAVDSQPWLSDGKAFNKIIKQWRIYANERRYVLSPAEMARLLEEVTRRTPSFHYTQSTLSMILDVAARQENPVKAPAVAESILQLMIDESASKSHSMRPNRVIWNQVLGAWSSCGLPEAPERMEDLLGRMKGYGIEPDVVSYTLLIKYWSRSLSTEAPSEIEKVMKRMETLGLAPNLVTWNNLLRYWSHNGQKYAPLEANAVLERMEKQGIQPSGISWNHLLEGWASSDLPEAPEQIKKILLRMTKEGYPPTTLSYNVLIKAYANAGELSKAEALFEQMMRGYENGNTSIQPNDATCFLLLSAYSKSNMASAVTRAERFLDVLLKGSIPNIKVAVKHFNSAIMACLKQGETSRADRLLHRMADYGIPLNKSTFTVILMAWSRVKSPEAPRKAENIVTFMREQAKNGNRAVQPDSRAVNYVLHAWASSGVPEARTEMLRVFDQLESGEMGISPDWSSYATIVQCLLTFNTEEALERAETILLNVPSSVHIEGEGLYKLYVMVIESCLQRAECLRAENLFQRMTKAHETSTSRLNTKWYFYVIRALVKAGEPERASSAYERLQDLERMGLLEVGKLPLTPIG
- a CDS encoding predicted protein, producing the protein MIATTPTTNCRSRGSHPCRGGEEYESKGTRVPPDRFRVVPRTGLARAVTVHPRGARQRRVGVPASASGVPYTGLTGNFVLYSFRRESRIGAAHVSVALARSKFESFFGFYFSFAFEFANLQSKEFLGRMVWGLTVMVSDSPGTNLSTVASIPRVGGASTTLTTNNNNPLHTCSLARSTADPSSKIWPKSTPNRMPCDENHNNDDDDESVDTVELARRIQGPLSTTSPANTATNTAITNVIARRPDTIHATTLEDMDDLSNDEDDDDSVATVELARRIHNQRTTHTTRDPSTSHNRPLHENNWNTNNDDSNNDNTNDDLHDPEDDSVDTASLARRIPQRRHREPVAQEEFYLPPDVGDDDSSTSTSTTTSGSNSNVRSNTDNARQIKDEEKEEPLHLPVPANPTIPVLNPPPRPSCRFNLPPTARSSSLSPEIVAPHHTPGPVASRGKLITSSRKSDLQLTPPHRTDDELAEAVFWNGARSNARTDSVTDHTALVETPSVPSPRPSSDGVRDGLRPSRPTPVFAPIDRHQPLSISTTTTPRALTHDDIETFSDEDAAAFGFPSTETHASSMDVPSREKHIPMSSRPYLLPSSRVQLPSAVTVTTRTTTFAPSYLSTDGQEAETEQNYPLSGKPSTVSSNPWQSAPAPRRRLRNAAVSDTSQVRAAVKRKRTASTPGQPFTMSTFQEHDSRGSNGGKPPQQRHGNPRTNTIPEGDWLSQWNSARASGTAPRNDLAGGSGVGAGSYEMVPQYSRNEENLNLSRQEQGRAGFSKRSARGGRKRGAKGRSGWAKKGRSGGDYARGSVRGRRGRDAALSTSSSINWNPNPVQAARDDQTLQHVGGAEISF
- a CDS encoding predicted protein, with translation MDARFFVCFVILSSPLTVATALSTSIVDNVSNASLRRCNRAKGSRLFLSSDYDENFSSGHGGTNRREFLTWGPAATTALSVFDFGSPRNAFAANLFDSPYLPKANEKDVERIPYSSARKYKTVTLANGLRALLVNDKRAFRSSAALSIAGAGQFADPQDLPGLAHLMEHMILSFKSRSSFGKSKDFEDWLADVEGASNAFTAYDTVCFHFSCPDVALSEALDRFSGLFLESNVVQVCRTEKTVRREIRRVDSELDFEDPNIQALYLAKDFVNPENPYSRFSAGNLNTLERTPKELGVDVGERLIEFFRSRYRPEQAVLVVVSPQDFFTTGRWIAPFSSILSRWRVTDVTTSRKNIYPGGFLLGNRLKHMVLYCKGESQTEKISFEWTLGLDYADIGSASKPFVTATQIGFILSQIISRRGPGSLYQYLLRRGWVPSGNTGVPRITIPLEVSRFQIIKIEVLLTTEGYLNRSSVVAAVYDCIDLIKKGQTFKLPRELISQYVNVAKLFGYTLAPRPPDAIELAIDAQIFGVGGPNNVGSGKWYRFIAIDERGATALLQRTISIALATMSDPSNALIIASAGNNALKQEGMRLPLDGKPSTPSSKWLSEPVTGGLFFFDDMLRRRAGVETLILSKLVFDEELVRPVFNPLIPIALRPPRNVIEPEGFSNTNERLTFETDQDVSLSKDGNWKILGAEPGQVGLPLPRCPPETTCRCAFTLQLLSPRPARANVRQAAFAELWKLSLELAITDLAELGAPGSLAYDISFNKFGLRLTFLGISQNISSYARRICRRLVKHHFTLLTGPEMLPPSLTAMAVSTASRVPNLSQQRRSPIVSNLRRATSYDAATEGIAFLRSCSGAVCFAEGDLLQSEVVALLSDLNDIFSESIGSGSRSSAAIPTINDLVYKPVWKPRFASSCAVPGVALVSDACGRLPR
- a CDS encoding predicted protein is translated as MKRGRRCEERSSMTFGNASANACLLWIWMLSSLSDSYTCSAFRGTTRSHAYKTMIPKVNFVQLKRSALRLRQNDYVSNDDELSNLLRSYGYDRRLLEIRPGDLPLLAEVFVDGTSVLGQIVQFLSSSVEPKVVVFLGTKLEQMVVDLGQVTTIWDKPVDHDADANLPPLPDWDEVVSQAQIFSKDNAEGAFDRLYRTRVGRARSSTNGLSKRDVTRLVQLYPDAEQARVVDVLLRKLIKAGSGLSRLVDSSVAKAYLFRGMPEKAGIQQRAVASYLLAHDAAAGGRFKRWPCGYVTSAFDQGSLLSISVLNGGWLVVDQSVRAGTEARKFVQRAADNDGTVSSVRAGKSSTAADERILQRLECLAMGELFSKETSDERDLELDVREVLNGMNQSLSPQGAKKALIQVGWWSGMESFDRIEPWPKEVLDASAWYSKWARKNLGSGEKRVDLTHLPAIAIDAKKTSFCDDAIGVRPRASTGRAVDLAVSKWEVLIHITDMSDIYAATSLDSIPDPEDHLLKLRDAARRRGTSRYDLPLGPLHLLPPVVLQALSLSSRKESHRCVTLWAYIDERTGRLRDAGIERTVISSPVHLSYEAATALMTDSTDANSKSFANKARAILLVSERNLQLWNNQHRDVNQAAQKREQRLAARALNNDVSHTFGASNGHFQRTRGHRLVDSSLQLYAYAINDLLRKAKAPIPIAAGADASRSARVATAPLRRYIDGESQRQALAVLCGYGTPMTIGECREAGIAANGARNAISNFRAVRKK